The nucleotide sequence TGAGTGCCCACTTCAACAAACCACTGGGAGGCGGCAAAGTCGTCACCGACTCCAGCGAGTTCTGTACCGCGTTACTGGAAGAAGCACACGTGGCGCTGGTAACCGGCGATGCCTTTGGCGCACCCGGTTATGTCCGCCTGTCGTTTGCGACGGATCTGAAAACACTGGAAGCCGGCCTGGATCGCATCGAGCAGTTCCTGTCACCCGCTTAATCATCAGATGATTTAATCTGACACCATAAAAAAACACCATCCCGATTCCTCAGGATGGTGTTTTTGTTTTCACTGATACTCAGATTAGACCAGAGGTTGTGATCTTAGTACTGTCCCCAGCCGTAAGGCAGTTCGCCGACAATGATACCGGGATAGTAGATACCATTGGCGTCGCCGGTAGTCGTGTAAGGATTCCCGTCCAGTGTGAAGATCGAAGTGTCTCCCGAGCTGTCAACACGGAAGGTGCTGGCTCCAGTACCGGAGTAGAGGAAGTTTCCTGCCCCCGGATCGTTCAGGTTTGGAATACGGGCAGCCAGACGTTGAGCATTACGACGACGTGTTGTCGAAGTAAATGGCCCGTCGAACGGAACACTGGTCGTATTCAAACGAGATTTGAAGGTATCAGCATTAGCATAGAAGGCACCGACATTTGTTGTATCGGATGAGATGATCGTGTTATTATCCCACAACAGGTCCAGTCGAGCGAGCGCATCTGACTGGAAAGTATTGATGACGGTCGGATCTGTCGTCGCTCCCCAGGTTCCGGCTGTTGCAGCGGGATCAACCGTAGAGGTAAATGATTCAAAGTAGACATCATCACCCAGGTTACCCGTCAAGGTGGTATTTGTGACAGACATGATCACACCTGATGTAACAAAGTTACCCGCACCATCGCTGGCAAAGCCCCCGCCGTATTGCGAACCACCAGTTCCGGTGAAGGAACGAGTCGTACCGACGCGGACGACCAGACCAGTGGTACCAAAGCCACTGTCGCGACCGTTGTCGATGATCTGGTTATTATCCATATCCATTCTCAGATAGACATCCTGGAAGAGACTTCCGTCCGAAGCCAGGGTCGTGGTAGAAGGATCCGTCTGATTCTGTGTGAGCGATGCCGTGTAGACCACATACACCCCTTCGAGGCGGTTTTCATTCACGATGTTATTGTTAAAGTCGATGTTGATGGTCGAAGCTGAGCCACCTAAACCAGGTCGGGCCAGAACATCGAAGCCACGCCCGCCGTTGAAGTCGATGATGTTACCATCAATATTCAGGTCAAAAGTACCTGACAGGACATTCATGAATTCGATACCGTCTCCCCCGTTCCGGGTGATATCGTTGTTCGCGATCGTCGTGTTATTATAACCCAGCAGGTCCAGATCGATACCGGCGACCGTGTTCTCTGCGATGTAGTTGCGGGCGATTGTAAGTGTTCCGGCATCTTCAACAGCGATACCGTCTACACCGTTGTCCACAATCACGTTACCCAGCGAAGAATCTGCCGCATCCCCGATGACGAGTGAGTCGGTAGCCGCTTCGAGGTGGATACCGTCTCCGCCGTTTTCAGCAATGTAGTTGCGGGTCCAGGCTCCGGTTATTCCACGTGTGTCAAATACGGAATTGGTAAGCTCTGTTGTCATAATACCATGCAGAGTGTTACCCGTGATCGTATTGCTGTCCATGTTGGCAGACAGAATAGCATCCGCTTCGACCCGGAGATCAATCCCCGACTGACCATTGTTTGTAACGGTGTTGTTATTAACGGTATAGGTGTCGGTCTTATTCGCTGCAGAGGCGGTCAGATCGATACCATTCAATGTGTTTGCTGTGGATGTATTGTACCTGATATTGATATTGGTCATCACAGCATCAGAGGTCCGCGCCATCTCAATACCGTGGCCTGCATTGGTTGTAAACAGGTTTCCGTAGTCAGATGTGCTGCCACCGATTGTGATGTTGTTGATGGTACCGAAGTCACCCAGATTATTCCCGGTGACGGTCATCAACAGACCGGATGCAGCACTGTTCTGGATGATGCTGCGTTGAATGGTGCTGTTCGTTAAGGTGGCAGTATCCCGCACGATAAATCCGACACCCTCGCCGGTAAACTCACTGTTTAAAGTGGTGTCATAAGTGGTATTAAAGTTGTGCTGATCAATGTCAACCCGGTTGGTTGTGTTCCCGATTAACAGCAGTCCGATATGGGCATCGCCGTTGTCCTGGAACGTATTGGTCAGAGAGTTATCAATGGCTGCCAGGTCTCCAAACGACAGGGTCACACCGCCATTACCTCCGACAGTCGTTGTACCATCGACGGTACCACCGACACCAAAGCTGGCACCGTCATCATCTGGTAAATCCGGAGCGCGACCGATAAAGGTATTTCTGTAGATGGATGCCGTCGTGCGGACATCGCTGGAACCAAACAGGATACCAGCCGTTCCAGTCGTAGTACGATTGAAGTTGTTTGAATCAATGGTACCCAGCGTATTGACGGCAGTATCGGTTCCGCCCAGGGCGGCTCCCCCGATAAACATCCCGGCTTCGGTATTATTGCTGAAGTCATTCTCAGAGATCAGCGAGGTCGTGAAGACACCGCCGGTGTTGTTCACAATGCTCATCCCGTGTCGGGTGTTGCCGGTGAAGTTATTGCTGCCGATGGAAGGTGAACCAAAGCCGGTCAGGTCAATCGAACCGGTGGTCAAAGTAAATGCCAGACCATCCTGCGTATTGCCGGTCGCGGAGTTATTGATGATACTCCCGCCGATGGCACCATCGTTTGTTGTATTCAGGCTGATACCGTTCTGGGTGTTACTGCTGAAGACGTTGGTGGTTGAGTTGGCATTACCGATATTCAGATTGATGGCAGATCCAGCTCCATCCGATGTGGCGACAAAGCCGTCAACACCGTTGTTGCTGGCGTTGATGTTTGTCATTCCCAGGTTGTCTCCGCCATCTGATAAAGCAGACAACGTACCACCTGCAGTGGTATTGAAGGCAATACCATTTCCGGCATTGTTACTGGCTGTGACTGTATCAAAGCTGTTAAATGTAACGGTACTTGCATTGGAATTGACTACTAAACCACTTGTGGTGGCGTTCGTATTGTTACTGAAGGTGTTTCGGGCAAAATCAGTGTTGATTGTCGCCCCGCCATCGGCAGTCATGATCATGCCGGTACCGTTGCTGGTCGCAGTATTACCGGTGATACCCAGGGTGGTCACTCCATCGGCGGCAGTCCCTACGCCATCAATCGAGCTTCCGCCATTTGCAATGATTTCGAACCCGGTTCCTGTTCCTGGCGGAACAACTCCCAGATTATTCGTGGCCGTATTGTCATGGAATGCCAGTTCCATGGTCCCTGCTGTTTGTGTGATGCGGGCACCGTGTAAGGAATTGGCACCGTCACCTGTGAAGGTGTTACTGGAGAGTACACCGGTTTCACTGGCCGTATTGACAACATCCACACCGCGGTTATACAGCACGAAGGTATTGCGGTTGATATCAAAACCACGTGTTCCCGCTGAATAGATACCGTAGTTATGCGGTAAACCACCCGTTCGCACACCGCTGATGTTGAAACCGGATACTTCCCAGGCGCCTCCCTGTCCGACGACCACTGCGCCCGCTGATCCACCAGCCCCACTCAGGTTGGTAAGTGTGGGAAGACTGGCAGCAGGATTGTAACCTGGCAGAGTGATACTGACGACATTTCCATCGTTGTCGAGTGTATTGAAGCTGTGCACGACTGCTTCACTCAACAGACGCTGACCGGTAGTTCCACCGATTCCCCCGCCGTTGTCCAGCAGAGTAATCTGACCATTCAGGTTCAGTTCGTTACCGTCCTGCACGAAGATGATATCTGTTGCTGCAGTAGGCGGTGACGCGTTGTAGGCGGCCACTGAACCGTATGGTGTTTCATAAGTACCATCGCCGGCGGCACCGAAATCCGGGTCGATGTGTGCTACGGTGTATGGCAGGCCATCATCAGGATTGATCGCCAGTTCATTGGTCGTTGTCTGTTTCACGTTTGCCACGACGCGGTAATTACGATTCATAGGCTGATACATACGTTGCTGCAGAGTTTTTGGCCGCATCCACTTGTCGGAACGACCTTCTGGAATGGAGAGCGTCACATTCATCCATGCGTTGGAACCGAATACGGAATCCTTGGCATAGCTGACGCTCATCTGCCACCAGTCATTAATATTGGCTTCTGCACGGAACTTGGCACCTGCGGCGCTTTTGTCGTGATCTGAGTTGTAATAGTAACCGCCGACATAGCCATCAATGCCGAATTTCCCGAGGACTGGCAGCGGACCGCCGACTTCGGCATCGACACCGCCGTATGACGATTCAGAACGTCGTGTGCGATTCAGATAAATTCGATCTGTCTGGAAGTAGGCACTGCCTGACAGATTGTTCGAGATGATGATCTCGTTATTATTGATGGGAAAATAACCGTTCACGCGTGTTGTCAGATACTGGCCGATGACTTCACCACTCAGACCAAGCTGATGGTAATCCTGATAGTGCCCGTCATCATAGTCATACCAGCCGGCGACCGTGAAGATTTTATCCAGATTGTCGTTGTAAGCACGCCAGCCAGCACCCAGGTTGACACCGCCGGCACCCTGGTCTGTCACCATGGCCCGCAGATCAAGGAAGAGCATGCTCTGCTCAGGATTGATCGTGAAAGGCATTAAGACGCCCAGGTTTGAATAACCATCGTCGTAACCGATACCACCACCAATGCCTTTATCCAGGCGGAAGAGGGGATGGAACTCATCGACGTCCACAGGCTGATAGCCGGTCCCGTTATCGACGAATTCATTCACTTCCATGGTGCGGGGATCAGGATATCTGTAAGGAGCATACCCCTGTAATTCGTCCTGGTAACTGACATCCTTCATGTTAGTAAAACCGGGAACATCATTTCTCTGGACTGTGTTCGCAGGAATAAAATCATGCCTGAACACACCGGAAGAAACGTTCCCCACGATAGCAGAACCTGCTGGCTCACCAATCGTCGCATGTCCCTCTGTTTGATTACCTTCAGCGGGGGCTGGATCTGCAAAAGCAGACACCAGTACGTACTGAGAGGCTAAAAAGAAGCAGGCCAGGCTGACACTTAATTTCTTCATCGAATGCTCCAACGTCGATGTATAACTCGTCTCTTACGATTTCAGACGATCAACTTCGTTCCTTATCCTCTTCCGATCTGCCACTCTCAGGATATCTGATCCTTTAGTGTGCAAAACCGGTCGAAGCGAACGGGCGGGTGAAACCCGGTCCATTCTGCCACTCATCCCCGGTCGGCTGTAAAGCTATTCCGATTATCCGGGTACAAGCGGTTATTCTGATCTTTCGGAATAATCGCATTGTGAAGTTGAGACGAAATATGCTAATCGCAAGTACGGTTAGAAAACGCAGAGGGGAAGAACTCAAATCACGCCGTCCTTAACAAAGCGCAAGCACATATGATTCAAGGATTTATAGATTTTTTAAGCGAGCCCTTGAGAGGCAGGGCCGAGAGGATTCTGATTAAAAAATTAATCAATAATTTTAGGGCGAAAAACGTGGTTACCAGCGATCAACAAATGAAATTACGAACACCATCTCTGGTAGCGATTCACCGTTCGGCACAACTTAGTAAACTTAGGGACTTTACGATCGACAGTAAATTTCACTCAAACCAGATTGTGTCAGCCTCCCATCTTCCGTTGACGGGAAGCAGGGTTGTCAGAGTGCGACCGTTTTTCATTTTGATTTTTGCCTGCAGCGATCCGTCGATTTCCAGAATTTCGATGTCGTGGACAAGTTCATCTGGTTTGGCGGATTCAGCCTGTTCAGTAGCCTGTTTGAGTGATGCTTTTGTGATGAACTTTCTGACCCGTTCCGTAAAATAAGGCTTCATCGCCGCCACATCCCCGTCAAGGATATACTGCAATTGCTTCTCGATAATTTCTCTCGATTTCTGTTTGAGCTGATCTGCCAGTTCCTGTTTCTGAGTAGCCGTCAGTTTTGCAGTTTCAGGATGAGCCAAAATAAGTTGCGCTGACTTCAACCTGTTGATCCACTGCTCACGATCGGCTGATTTGAGCGGCTGCTTTCGAATGACATATGCCAGTCGGTGCATGTCACGGCTGCCGCGCACGACTCTGCTGATTTCATGTTGTGCGGGCGTTTTGTCACCTTTTGCGACCCGCCATTCATACAGGATATCATCCTCGCCATCCTCTATCACATTCCACTCTTCCAACTGGTAAGACTTTTCAACCAGGGACTTCATCCGGTTCATGAAATCCCTGGCTGATAACTGCTCGCCGAGTTTGAACAGTCGTTGCGTGGAGAACAGTTGCTGATAGTTCTGGACCGTTTCAGGGGGAATTACAAATTCGGTCAATGCATTCGTTGAATTCATCATGCGATACCCCTCTCGCCAGGGATCTCCCAGGTGAAATTTCATTGACTTCTCTGCGACCATATCTTTCGCCGATAATTTCCGTGTATCAATCACGGCGTACAGGCTGGCATTGCGAAAGTTGAGCCACATGAAACCATAAACCAACTGGGTTTCGTCCTTTTTCTCGCGCTGGCTGTCAGGTTTCCCGAGAAGTTTGAGCACTTCCACTTCGGGTGTCCCCACATTCAGAATTCCCTTGCGATCGAAAAAGCTCCAGAATTTGAGGAAGTCCTGAGCGGCCCGTTTGTTTTCGGCATCGAGCAGCACCGCTTTGCGGATCTCAATCCAACTCCTGCTGGCCTGGGAATCCTCCAGAAAGGCGACGCTCAGCAGGTAATGCAGCATGCTGTTTTCCGGCTGCAATTCTATTGATTTTTCGAATTCGGTAATCGCACTTTTCCAGTCTTTCTGCTTGAGCAATGCCTGCCCCTGCTGGGCATGGGCCAATGCTTGTTTTCGTTTTTCCAGCGTCTCGGCAGACGGAGTTTCCGGCTTGACATCTTGCGCCAGACAAACATCGGAATGCAGCAACAGGACAATCAAAATCGCCAGAGAAAGATTCAGACAGCGGGTAGACAGGTTCCATTTCATCGCGACGGGATCCCTTCAAGTACTTTGCAATTCTGGCGTTGAATCACTCTGGTTAAGACAACAGACAGAGCTGACTCTTCTGGACTTATTTCCGGTTTTGTTCTGACAGCAATTGTAACTCGAGCCGTCCGGTATGCCACATATAATTGGGGCCAAAACCGGCAGCCGGGCCCCAGTCATTCTCAACAGACTTTTTGAGATACAACCGAGCCTGATCATGATGACCGAGCAGCGATTCATTTAAGCCGATATAGAGATACGCATAAAAATAACGTTTGCTGCGTTCTTGCGCATCGATCTCCGCCGTCTCTATATTTTTCAAGACGGTTTCGGGCGTCGTCTGGCCCTGAAACATCCGATACAGATCGGGAAAGGGTTCCCGGTCATCTTTTTCATATTTGAGCAGGCCCTGTTGCGCCGCAGTGGCACCTTTGGCCTTGTATTGAGAAAAGAACCGCCAGATGCCATTCTCGCGATCAACGTTGTCAAATGAGTGATAATTTTCAAACTGTTTCGCGGCTTCCGTATACTGCTTTGCATAGTAACAGGCGATTCCCCGTCTCCAGTGAGAGGCGGAGATGGCGGGGTTCAATTCGACCATTTTGTTGTAATCGGCGACTGCTGCCTTGAAATCTCCGTTGAAGAAATGGGCATCACCGCGTCGGGAATAGAGGGTTGTCTCTGCGGGCTGCTGGCTGATTTGCTCCGTGAGTTGCTCGATCAGCTGGTTCAATTTGAGTTGTAACCGGGTTGTTTCCTGAGCCTTTTTCGGATCGACGGGTAGTTCCTCTGCCTGAATTGTTACCATAAAAGTAACCAGGCAGCCCCACAAACAGAGACCACTACGTAATTTCCAGTTTCGCATCAAAACTTCACTTCCCGGGAAAAGTCAACGCTGGCAGGCCGTTTCCGGTGAACCGGTCCTGTTTATATACTGTCATACTCGCAAACAGCTTGAAAGTGTGAAACAGACCGAAAAGAATAGAAAATTCTCTACCTGATCGACTTGGCGTACAGAAAAAATTCCCTATAATGGCCAGAGAAAGCTGCAAGTGATGCTATCCACTGAGCTTATCAACGAAATGGCAACGTCAATATTGCCGGGCACAAAGTCTTGCCTGATAGTGTAACGGTAGCACGAGTGACTCTGACTCACTTAGTCTAGGTTCGAATCCTAGTCGGGCAACTTGAAACGCCCTGAATCAGTTTTGGTTCAGGGCGTTTTTTTATGCCCCTAATGCAGACACATCGCAGTTTACACGAGTGTTACCCATGTGTCCGAACGTGCCGAGCAGGTATCGGAAGACCGGCCCTGTAATGGTACGCTTCAGCCGCGACCTCCTGCTCGCGGTGCTCGGCCCGGACTGCATCCGGGCTCACCCACTGTCTTGTTTTCGTGTCATTTCGTGTTTTTCGTGGTAGAAACATCCACTTCGATGGTTCCATCGGTTCCCATGACGGTGTGAAACGGGGGCGAACCTTGCCAGGCGGGCGGATATGTGGGGACTGTTCCTGCGGTTAAGAAGGTTGGTGACGTGCAACTTAATTGTACGATTTCACTGACAGTTTCCTGTTGTCTGCGACAACCCCGGATTACATCCGGGGCTACCCTTTCTTTCACATGAGCCGTACGGCGTTAGCCGCGGTTTCTGCAGATCGGGAGACAACCGGAGCTGACGCTCTGCGGCCAATGGGGAACGCTTTATGGTTTATTTTTATAGCCACCACCCACTTTTATTTTCGTGTGGTTTCGTGTTTTTCGTGGTAGAAAAATCTGATTGAGATGTTTCATGCTGTTCCCATTGTGTGTGATACCAGGGCGATACTCACCAGGCAGGCGGACACATGGGGCGCTGTATGATGAACAGGTGGGATACGTTGTTCTGAATTGTACGATTTCACTGACAGTTTCCTGTTGTCTGCGACAACCCCGGATTGCATCCGGGGCTACCCTTTCTTTCGCATGAGCCGTACGGCGTTAGCCGCGGTTACTGCAGATCGGGAGACAACCGGAGCTAACGCTCTGCGGCTAATGGGGAACGCTTTATGGTTTATTTTTATAGCCACTACCCATCTTTACTTTCGTGTGGTTTCGTGTCTTTTCGTGGTAGAAAAATCGATTTCGAGAGGTTCATCGGTTCTCGTTGTGGTGCGAACCGTGTCAGACGGACACGTGGGTTCCGTTCCTATGGCTGGGCAGGTTGGTGATCTGGAAACTGCTTGTACGATTTCACTGACAGTTTCCTGTTGTCTGCGACAACCCCGGATTGCATCCGGGGGCACCCTTTCTTTCACATGAGTCGTACAGCGTTAGCCGCGGTTTCTGTAGATCGGGAGACAACCGGAGCTAACGCTCTGCGGCTAATCTGGAATGTTCTACGGTGAATAGTAATGACACCTTTTAAACTTCCAGTGGTGCAGGATTTTCATCTGCGGGGGGTGGGAGCCGATCTTTATAATTTGTGGTGAATCACGTCAGGGAACCGTGAGCCACGATCTGGCTTGTGAGGCTGTGCCGAATGGATATAGGAATCCCGGTTCCGGGTGGTGCGTGGTAGCTGCGACCTCCTGCTCGCTGCGCTCGGCCCGAATTATATTCGGGCTTACCCCTGCATCAGGAGCGGGAACTGGTTTTTCGGGCAGCGTCAGGCAAGCGAGCTGTGCCACCGGCATGAGAGGACGTTGAGTTATGTTCGTTGTTGTAGTGTTCAATCTGCTTTTCTATCCGGGGTGTCTGGTGACTGTGATACCGTTGCATGGTGAACTATTTTCTATAGAGGCGCGGGAGTGTCAAGGGGGGATGAACCGAATCGGGTGGCGATCTGCGTTGATACAGGGACGATGCTGGTGTGAGCAGTGGCGGTTCCGGGGTGAAAGGCTGCGAAGTGCGGCGACCCGCAGGCATACATTCGGAACAGGTGCTGTTCTGCGAACTGCTTATCTGGAAAAAACCGGCTGTTTTATAGTGATGACTGCGAACAAGTGGCCCGTGTTTCAGTGCTCTGTAAACTGGGCACGCGCGCGACCCAAAACAACGCTTATCGCTGTTGGCGTGGCGGGGTCAAGTCGAAAATGATCAGGGGGTCGGCAGAACTTCTTGCATCAATCGATGCGGGCAACATCAGTTTCAGGCTGCTTTGCGTGGCAGCTGTTCACTTAAAGCCAGCAGATAATTGACAATCCCTGTTTGATCGCTGATGATAAACCATACAATATCGTTTCAATCTTCTCACCTGGTTCCTGTAGTGAAGAGTTTCATCCATGCATCGATTTCTGTTCGCGCTCAGTCTTGTTCTTCTCTCGTACCTCTGTCATAGCCATGATGTGCAGGCCGCAGACCAGCGGCCCAACATTCTGTGGATCATTGCGGAAGACATGGGGCCCGAGCTGGGCTGTTATGGAACGCCGGAAGTCAAAACGCCGACACTGGATCAGCTGGCTGAAAAAGGCATGCTGTTTCAGAACGCATTCACGGTAACCCCAGTCTGTTCGACCAGTCGCTCCTCATTCATGACGGGCATGTATGCGATGGCCATTGATGCGCAGAACCATCGTTCGCACCGTGAAGGCACCAACCCGCTGCCTGATGGCGTGCGGGTCATCACCGACTGGTTCCGTCCCGCCGGCTATACGACGGCGAACATTAAAAATCTGACAGACGATAAAAAACTGGCAAAGTTCTATAAAGGAACCGGTAAGACCGACTGGAATTTCACCTATCCCAAAGGCAAACAGCCGTTTGACCTCAAGGACTGGAACGAACTGAAACAGCATCAGCCATTCTATGCCCAGATCAATTTTTCAGAAACCCATCGAGGCGGAGCCTGGAATACGTCTCACGAACACATCGGCTACCAGGCGGACCCTGCCAAAGTTGAGATCCCTTCTTACTATCCCGATCACCCCGTCACCCGCGGCGTCTGGTCACAGTATCTGAATGCGGTGATGGCTGTCGATAAGAAGGTTGCTTTCATTCTGGATTTACTGAAGCGGGACAAGCTCGACAAGAATACGATTGTGGTTTTTCTGGGCGATCATGGCCGGGCAATGCCCCGCGGCAAACAGTGGCCTTACGACAGTGGTCTGCATATTCCGCTGATCATTTACTGGCCCGAAGGCAACGCGAACCTGCCTGCACCTGCACAGTATCAGCGGGGTCAAAAAAGTGAGCAGCTGATTTCTTCCATCGATCTGAGTGCCACCTCTTTAGCAGTCGCCGGCATCTCCAAACCTGAAAAAATGCAGGGACAGGTCTTTCTGGGCGCACAGGCAGAGCCCCCCCGCGAGTATCTGTTTGGCGGACGGGATCGAGGCGATGAAACGGTGTTCCATATTCGCACGGTACGGGACAAGCAATATCGCTACCTGCGAAACAAGTACCCCGAGCGCCCGTTCCTGCAGATCAATCGCTACAAGGAAAAGTCCTACCCGATAATTGGACTTTTAAGAGATCTGCACAGCAGAGGAGCACTGACCGGGCCGTCTCTCAAACTGATGGCGGACAGTCGACCGGAAGAAGAGCTGTATGATTTAAAACAGGATCCCTGGGAGACCAGCAACCTGGCCGATTCCCCTGACTACCAGAAAGTCAAGCAGCGACTGGCGTCTGCTTTGAATACCTGGATGGAGGAAATCGATGACCAAGGACGCATCCCGGAAGATCCTTCCATTCCCCAATACTGGGACGAACGGGCGATTCGCGTGTATTCGGACAATCTCAAGAACCGTCCGCAAGACTGGTTCCTGCGAGACGCGGCTCTGGGTCCTTATAAAGTTGAAAGTAAGAAAGACGAGTAAGAATAGGACTCGTCTCATGTGCATAGAAAAAACCTCAACCGGCATGATACGCTGGCTGAGGTTTTTGTTTTTCAAGCATCTGACTGCAAACGCGACTTACGCGTAGGTCAGATATCCGTTTGCTTCGAGGTAAGCGACGACTTCGTCAGCGAGTTCGTCGATGCCTTTGGCGTCGGAATCCAGAACCAGTTCTGGTTTTTCTGGTGCTTCGTAAGGAGCATCGATTCCGGTGAACCCTTTGATTTCGCCAGCGCGGGCTTTTTTGTAGAGTCCTTTTGGATCGCGTTCTTCGCAGGTTTCCAGAGAGGCTTTCACCAAAACTTCGATGAACTCGCCTTCACCCATGATTTCCCGAACCTGATCGCGGTCTTCGAGATAAGGGGAAATGAAAGCGGTCATCACGAGAATGCCGGCGTCAGTATACAGTTTGGAAACTTCACCGATGCGGCGGATGTTCTCGGTACGGTCTTCAGGTGAGAAGCCGAGGTTCTTGTTCAAACCCATGCGAATGTTATCGCCATCGAGAACAAACGTATGCTTGCCCATTTCGAAGAGTTTGTGATCGACGGTGTTGGCGATCGTACTTTTGCCGGATCCACTGAGACCGGTAAACCACAGGACAGCGCCTTTGTGTCCATTTTGTTTGCAGCGTTCTTCTTTAGTTACACGGTGATCATGCCAGGTCACGTTAGTGGCTTTTTGCTCGGCCATCGAGGAATTTCTCCTTGCTCATTAAAAAATATCTGTGGAAACGAAATCTATCTTTAAGCCGGAACAGAGGCCGATTCATACGTCTCTGTGGCTGTTCGGATTCAAATCTCCGTAGGGATACCGGGGCGTTCCAGGGAATGCACACGGGTTCCAGCAATGAAAATCGGGCTGGAATCGGGTATCCTGAATGCGTATTTGCACGATCCTAGAGAAACTGCACTCTTGATGGAAGCCCACTGATTGGGATTTTCTATGAACATTCTCGTTCCGGGCTACTGGAACTGCGGTTTTTTAGCTGTTAGAGTACGCGCAAGGGATAATTTGCGGGTGAGAATTCTCTTACCGTCTGGTGAGAATCTGCCTGCGATTTCATTCCCGACTGGTGATGGATCATAAACTTAAACTGTTAATATCATACACATTACGCATTAAACCATCAAATTCAGAAACACAGGAACCATGTCCGACAAGGTCTTAAAACTCGGTATTCCC is from Gimesia maris and encodes:
- a CDS encoding tetratricopeptide repeat protein yields the protein MKWNLSTRCLNLSLAILIVLLLHSDVCLAQDVKPETPSAETLEKRKQALAHAQQGQALLKQKDWKSAITEFEKSIELQPENSMLHYLLSVAFLEDSQASRSWIEIRKAVLLDAENKRAAQDFLKFWSFFDRKGILNVGTPEVEVLKLLGKPDSQREKKDETQLVYGFMWLNFRNASLYAVIDTRKLSAKDMVAEKSMKFHLGDPWREGYRMMNSTNALTEFVIPPETVQNYQQLFSTQRLFKLGEQLSARDFMNRMKSLVEKSYQLEEWNVIEDGEDDILYEWRVAKGDKTPAQHEISRVVRGSRDMHRLAYVIRKQPLKSADREQWINRLKSAQLILAHPETAKLTATQKQELADQLKQKSREIIEKQLQYILDGDVAAMKPYFTERVRKFITKASLKQATEQAESAKPDELVHDIEILEIDGSLQAKIKMKNGRTLTTLLPVNGRWEADTIWFE
- a CDS encoding arylsulfatase produces the protein MHRFLFALSLVLLSYLCHSHDVQAADQRPNILWIIAEDMGPELGCYGTPEVKTPTLDQLAEKGMLFQNAFTVTPVCSTSRSSFMTGMYAMAIDAQNHRSHREGTNPLPDGVRVITDWFRPAGYTTANIKNLTDDKKLAKFYKGTGKTDWNFTYPKGKQPFDLKDWNELKQHQPFYAQINFSETHRGGAWNTSHEHIGYQADPAKVEIPSYYPDHPVTRGVWSQYLNAVMAVDKKVAFILDLLKRDKLDKNTIVVFLGDHGRAMPRGKQWPYDSGLHIPLIIYWPEGNANLPAPAQYQRGQKSEQLISSIDLSATSLAVAGISKPEKMQGQVFLGAQAEPPREYLFGGRDRGDETVFHIRTVRDKQYRYLRNKYPERPFLQINRYKEKSYPIIGLLRDLHSRGALTGPSLKLMADSRPEEELYDLKQDPWETSNLADSPDYQKVKQRLASALNTWMEEIDDQGRIPEDPSIPQYWDERAIRVYSDNLKNRPQDWFLRDAALGPYKVESKKDE
- a CDS encoding right-handed parallel beta-helix repeat-containing protein, coding for MKKLSVSLACFFLASQYVLVSAFADPAPAEGNQTEGHATIGEPAGSAIVGNVSSGVFRHDFIPANTVQRNDVPGFTNMKDVSYQDELQGYAPYRYPDPRTMEVNEFVDNGTGYQPVDVDEFHPLFRLDKGIGGGIGYDDGYSNLGVLMPFTINPEQSMLFLDLRAMVTDQGAGGVNLGAGWRAYNDNLDKIFTVAGWYDYDDGHYQDYHQLGLSGEVIGQYLTTRVNGYFPINNNEIIISNNLSGSAYFQTDRIYLNRTRRSESSYGGVDAEVGGPLPVLGKFGIDGYVGGYYYNSDHDKSAAGAKFRAEANINDWWQMSVSYAKDSVFGSNAWMNVTLSIPEGRSDKWMRPKTLQQRMYQPMNRNYRVVANVKQTTTNELAINPDDGLPYTVAHIDPDFGAAGDGTYETPYGSVAAYNASPPTAATDIIFVQDGNELNLNGQITLLDNGGGIGGTTGQRLLSEAVVHSFNTLDNDGNVVSITLPGYNPAASLPTLTNLSGAGGSAGAVVVGQGGAWEVSGFNISGVRTGGLPHNYGIYSAGTRGFDINRNTFVLYNRGVDVVNTASETGVLSSNTFTGDGANSLHGARITQTAGTMELAFHDNTATNNLGVVPPGTGTGFEIIANGGSSIDGVGTAADGVTTLGITGNTATSNGTGMIMTADGGATINTDFARNTFSNNTNATTSGLVVNSNASTVTFNSFDTVTASNNAGNGIAFNTTAGGTLSALSDGGDNLGMTNINASNNGVDGFVATSDGAGSAINLNIGNANSTTNVFSSNTQNGISLNTTNDGAIGGSIINNSATGNTQDGLAFTLTTGSIDLTGFGSPSIGSNNFTGNTRHGMSIVNNTGGVFTTSLISENDFSNNTEAGMFIGGAALGGTDTAVNTLGTIDSNNFNRTTTGTAGILFGSSDVRTTASIYRNTFIGRAPDLPDDDGASFGVGGTVDGTTTVGGNGGVTLSFGDLAAIDNSLTNTFQDNGDAHIGLLLIGNTTNRVDIDQHNFNTTYDTTLNSEFTGEGVGFIVRDTATLTNSTIQRSIIQNSAASGLLMTVTGNNLGDFGTINNITIGGSTSDYGNLFTTNAGHGIEMARTSDAVMTNINIRYNTSTANTLNGIDLTASAANKTDTYTVNNNTVTNNGQSGIDLRVEADAILSANMDSNTITGNTLHGIMTTELTNSVFDTRGITGAWTRNYIAENGGDGIHLEAATDSLVIGDAADSSLGNVIVDNGVDGIAVEDAGTLTIARNYIAENTVAGIDLDLLGYNNTTIANNDITRNGGDGIEFMNVLSGTFDLNIDGNIIDFNGGRGFDVLARPGLGGSASTINIDFNNNIVNENRLEGVYVVYTASLTQNQTDPSTTTLASDGSLFQDVYLRMDMDNNQIIDNGRDSGFGTTGLVVRVGTTRSFTGTGGSQYGGGFASDGAGNFVTSGVIMSVTNTTLTGNLGDDVYFESFTSTVDPAATAGTWGATTDPTVINTFQSDALARLDLLWDNNTIISSDTTNVGAFYANADTFKSRLNTTSVPFDGPFTSTTRRRNAQRLAARIPNLNDPGAGNFLYSGTGASTFRVDSSGDTSIFTLDGNPYTTTGDANGIYYPGIIVGELPYGWGQY
- the cysC gene encoding adenylyl-sulfate kinase, producing MAEQKATNVTWHDHRVTKEERCKQNGHKGAVLWFTGLSGSGKSTIANTVDHKLFEMGKHTFVLDGDNIRMGLNKNLGFSPEDRTENIRRIGEVSKLYTDAGILVMTAFISPYLEDRDQVREIMGEGEFIEVLVKASLETCEERDPKGLYKKARAGEIKGFTGIDAPYEAPEKPELVLDSDAKGIDELADEVVAYLEANGYLTYA